Proteins encoded by one window of candidate division WOR-3 bacterium:
- a CDS encoding zinc-binding dehydrogenase, translated as MKAAYIESHGGPEVIKIGELKEPELKEGYVKVRVKAVSLNHLDLWVRKGLPNLKIQFPHILGSDIAGIIEDIKGEESLFKKGDKVILYPATFCGVCDKCISGKENLCKEYKILGENIWGGNAEFIVVKKELIFPFPSDLSFEEASSLPLTLLTAMHMVKKSKIKPYQTALVMAAGSGVSVMLIQILKALNVYVIATSSKKEKLERAKKIGVDEVINYSENDWEKKLKGRTIDCIFDHTGKEFLPSLFRIVKWGGKIVTCGATSGANANIDLRYIFFKQISLIGSTMGRRKDLLDGLQLVNMGKIKPVIYEVLPLEEIIKAHRMLEERKAFGKIVLKVS; from the coding sequence ATGAAAGCTGCTTACATAGAATCTCATGGTGGTCCTGAGGTTATAAAAATTGGGGAATTGAAAGAACCTGAATTAAAAGAGGGATATGTAAAAGTTAGGGTTAAGGCTGTTAGTTTAAACCATCTTGATTTATGGGTTAGAAAGGGACTCCCAAATTTAAAAATCCAGTTTCCCCATATCCTTGGTTCTGATATAGCTGGAATAATTGAAGATATAAAGGGGGAAGAAAGCTTATTTAAAAAAGGCGACAAAGTAATTCTTTATCCTGCCACTTTCTGTGGTGTTTGTGATAAATGTATATCAGGAAAAGAAAATTTATGTAAGGAATATAAAATACTCGGAGAAAACATCTGGGGCGGAAATGCTGAATTCATTGTTGTGAAAAAAGAGTTAATTTTTCCTTTTCCATCTGATTTAAGCTTTGAAGAAGCATCTTCTTTACCTCTTACTTTATTAACAGCAATGCATATGGTTAAAAAAAGTAAAATAAAACCCTATCAAACAGCACTTGTTATGGCGGCAGGTAGTGGGGTAAGTGTTATGTTAATTCAGATTTTAAAAGCTCTCAATGTTTATGTAATCGCAACATCAAGTAAAAAAGAAAAACTTGAAAGAGCAAAAAAAATTGGTGTTGACGAAGTTATTAACTATTCAGAAAATGATTGGGAAAAAAAACTTAAAGGTAGAACAATAGATTGCATATTTGATCACACAGGAAAGGAATTTTTACCTTCCCTTTTTAGAATTGTAAAATGGGGAGGAAAAATAGTAACATGTGGTGCAACCTCTGGAGCTAATGCAAACATCGATTTAAGGTATATATTTTTTAAACAAATAAGTTTAATAGGTTCAACTATGGGAAGAAGAAAGGATCTTCTTGATGGACTTCAACTTGTTAATATGGGAAAAATAAAACCAGTTATTTACGAAGTTTTGCCACTTGAAGAAATCATTAAAGCACATAGAATGTTAGAGGAAAGAAAAGCATTTGGAAAAATTGTTTTAAAGGTAAGTTAA
- the fabD gene encoding ACP S-malonyltransferase, with product MVKAIFFTGQGSQFVGMGKDLYEKNGIFKKVIDEAEKILDFPLKKIMFEGPEEVLTQTEIAQPAILALGIGKFEIYKEEKGLDDIAYALGHSLGEFGALYASSVLNFESVIRLVKIRGKLMQEAGEKTRGTMGVALGMKKEEVVEIIKEIDDQNLVIANHNTEEQYIVSGPVSSVEKFLELAKKRNYKKVLKLNVSGAFHSPLMKDAAIEFEKYIEREEFKKPLFKIIQNSTGKASNDPEEIKENLKKQILSPVLFIDSVLFLKKEGVKEGIEFGPKPVLKGLIEKIEKAFSVEFF from the coding sequence ATGGTAAAAGCTATTTTCTTTACAGGTCAGGGCTCTCAGTTTGTTGGTATGGGTAAAGATTTATATGAGAAAAATGGAATATTTAAAAAAGTTATAGATGAAGCTGAAAAAATCCTTGATTTTCCTTTAAAAAAAATTATGTTTGAAGGTCCTGAGGAAGTGCTTACACAAACAGAAATTGCTCAACCAGCTATACTTGCACTTGGAATAGGAAAATTTGAAATTTATAAGGAAGAAAAAGGATTAGATGATATAGCTTATGCACTTGGACATTCACTCGGAGAATTTGGAGCACTTTATGCTTCTTCTGTTTTAAATTTTGAAAGTGTAATAAGACTTGTTAAGATAAGGGGAAAACTTATGCAGGAAGCAGGAGAAAAAACAAGAGGAACAATGGGGGTAGCTCTTGGAATGAAAAAGGAGGAAGTTGTTGAAATAATTAAAGAAATAGATGATCAGAATCTTGTTATAGCAAATCATAATACAGAAGAGCAGTATATAGTTTCAGGACCTGTTTCAAGTGTAGAGAAATTTTTAGAACTTGCAAAAAAGAGAAATTACAAAAAAGTTTTAAAATTAAATGTTTCAGGAGCATTCCATTCACCTTTAATGAAAGATGCTGCAATTGAATTTGAAAAATACATTGAAAGGGAAGAATTTAAAAAACCCTTATTTAAGATTATTCAAAATTCAACTGGAAAGGCAAGCAATGACCCGGAAGAAATAAAAGAAAATTTAAAAAAACAGATTTTATCACCTGTTTTGTTTATTGATTCAGTTTTATTCTTAAAAAAGGAAGGGGTAAAAGAAGGGATAGAATTTGGTCCAAAACCTGTTTTAAAGGGACTTATCGAGAAGATTGAGAAAGCTTTTTCTGTAGAATTTTTTTAA
- the groL gene encoding chaperonin GroEL (60 kDa chaperone family; promotes refolding of misfolded polypeptides especially under stressful conditions; forms two stacked rings of heptamers to form a barrel-shaped 14mer; ends can be capped by GroES; misfolded proteins enter the barrel where they are refolded when GroES binds) yields MAAKDIRYNEEARRKLLRGVEILAKAVKVTLGPKGRNVILEKKFGTPQVTKDGVTVAKEIELKDPFENIGAQLVREVASKTSDVAGDGTTTATVLAEYIFKEGLKMMATGANPMEVRKGIEKAVNTVVEELKKISKEVKDRREIEQVGTISANNDEEIGKKLADAMEKVGKDGVITVEEAKGIETYVEFVEGMQFDRGYISPYFVTNPDKMECVLEDPYILIHDKKISSLKDILPVLEKVAQSGRPLLVIGEEVEGEALATLVVNKLRGTLLSCAVKAPGYGERRKAMLEDIAILTGGQVISEEKGLKLENARLDDLGRAKKVIVDKDNTTIIEGAGKKEDIQARIKQIKKQIEETKSDYDREKLQERLAKLAGGVAIIYVGAATEAEMKEKKARVEDAMHATKAAVEEGIVPGGGVAYLRCIPALEKLEATLDGDQKLGVQIVKKALREPTRWIAENAGYEGTLIVEEILRRGGNIGFDARDGQLKDMFEAGIIDPTKVTRIALQNAASVAALLLTTEALVTEIKEEKKDSGVPTPPMDEY; encoded by the coding sequence ATGGCAGCAAAAGATATTCGCTATAATGAAGAAGCGAGAAGGAAACTTTTAAGAGGTGTAGAAATTCTTGCTAAAGCTGTAAAGGTCACACTGGGTCCAAAAGGTAGAAATGTAATTCTTGAAAAAAAATTTGGAACTCCACAGGTGACAAAGGATGGTGTAACAGTTGCCAAGGAAATTGAACTTAAAGACCCCTTTGAAAATATAGGTGCTCAGCTTGTTAGAGAAGTGGCTTCAAAAACAAGTGATGTAGCAGGAGATGGAACCACTACCGCAACTGTTCTTGCTGAATACATTTTTAAAGAGGGTCTTAAAATGATGGCTACTGGTGCAAATCCAATGGAAGTCAGAAAGGGTATTGAAAAGGCTGTAAATACTGTTGTGGAAGAATTGAAGAAAATTTCAAAAGAAGTAAAAGATAGAAGGGAAATTGAACAGGTAGGTACTATCTCAGCTAATAATGATGAAGAAATAGGTAAAAAACTTGCTGATGCAATGGAAAAAGTGGGAAAGGATGGAGTAATTACTGTTGAGGAAGCAAAAGGAATTGAGACTTATGTAGAATTTGTAGAGGGAATGCAGTTTGATAGAGGATATATTTCACCTTACTTTGTTACCAATCCTGATAAAATGGAATGTGTTCTTGAAGATCCCTATATTCTAATTCATGACAAAAAGATTTCCTCTTTAAAGGATATCCTTCCTGTTCTTGAAAAAGTGGCACAGAGTGGAAGACCACTCCTTGTTATTGGTGAGGAAGTTGAGGGTGAAGCCCTTGCGACACTTGTTGTAAACAAGTTAAGAGGGACATTACTATCCTGTGCTGTAAAAGCACCTGGTTATGGTGAAAGAAGAAAGGCAATGCTTGAAGATATTGCGATTCTTACAGGGGGACAGGTGATTTCAGAAGAAAAGGGATTAAAGCTTGAAAACGCAAGACTTGATGACCTTGGAAGGGCTAAAAAAGTTATAGTTGATAAGGATAATACTACCATAATTGAAGGTGCAGGAAAAAAAGAAGATATTCAGGCAAGAATTAAACAGATTAAAAAGCAGATTGAGGAAACAAAGAGTGATTATGACAGGGAAAAACTTCAGGAAAGACTTGCAAAACTTGCTGGTGGTGTTGCGATAATATATGTTGGTGCTGCTACAGAAGCTGAAATGAAGGAGAAAAAAGCAAGAGTTGAAGATGCAATGCATGCTACAAAAGCTGCTGTTGAAGAAGGAATTGTTCCTGGTGGTGGAGTCGCTTATTTAAGATGCATTCCTGCTTTAGAAAAACTTGAAGCCACCCTTGATGGCGATCAAAAACTCGGTGTCCAGATTGTAAAGAAAGCCTTAAGAGAACCTACAAGATGGATTGCTGAAAATGCTGGATATGAAGGAACTCTTATTGTTGAAGAAATTTTAAGGAGAGGCGGAAATATAGGGTTTGATGCAAGGGATGGACAGCTTAAAGACATGTTTGAAGCTGGAATTATTGATCCTACAAAAGTTACAAGAATTGCCCTTCAGAATGCTGCATCTGTTGCTGCACTCCTTTTAACCACTGAGGCTCTTGTTACTGAAATAAAAGAAGAAAAGAAAGATTCAGGAGTTCCAACACCACCTATGGATGAATACTGA
- a CDS encoding DUF2892 domain-containing protein — protein MKKNVCGLDKTVRIILGILIILIGIIFKTLWGLIGIIPLITGLIGFCPLWLLFRIDTCKLKKT, from the coding sequence ATGAAAAAGAATGTTTGTGGTTTAGATAAAACAGTAAGAATTATTTTGGGTATTTTAATAATTTTAATTGGCATCATTTTTAAAACACTTTGGGGATTGATTGGAATTATTCCTCTAATTACCGGTTTAATCGGATTCTGTCCCCTGTGGCTCCTTTTCCGTATTGATACCTGTAAATTGAAAAAAACTTAA
- a CDS encoding zinc ribbon domain-containing protein, with protein MPIYEYKCETCEKSFEELVLPGEKEPEKCPECGTKTLRKVWRGSVGLIFKGSGFYITDYARKNSGGKKEGEKEKESKGNSCCSGGSCSCE; from the coding sequence ATGCCTATATATGAATATAAGTGTGAAACATGTGAAAAAAGTTTTGAAGAACTTGTTTTACCAGGAGAAAAAGAGCCTGAGAAATGCCCTGAATGCGGAACTAAGACTTTAAGAAAAGTATGGAGAGGAAGTGTAGGTTTAATTTTTAAAGGTTCTGGTTTTTATATAACTGATTACGCAAGGAAGAATAGTGGGGGTAAAAAAGAAGGAGAGAAAGAAAAAGAAAGTAAAGGTAATTCCTGTTGTTCCGGTGGAAGCTGTTCTTGTGAGTGA
- a CDS encoding hemolysin family protein, which translates to MEKEFILLIFFLLFLSFLCSGFETAFVSLDIDKIFLASSKYARKVFLKKPREILNTILLLNNLVNVSIAILFTGYFSLEVSMWEAIFSGAFFSFLLIIIVGEFLPKYLASKFSFNFIRIFHPIIFIFYLIFSPFINLLTKIYNKFLKGEFQSKRDELLWLIFLKERKGIIPPEIGRSLKSSLYFSEKEVIEVLKPRTELFAININEPLESIKKTVYSIEYKKIPVYKDNVDNIIGYLLKKDILNSLAKEELLQKVNKILFFAENTKIEMALKKMKENNIHIAIVVDEYGVIKGFFTIEDIIFELLGEFHEFEKEIVVDGKTRIDDLKEVYGIIFPEGPYETIAGFLIELKGDFPEENEILEFSDYKFQIISRDEKSIKKVKIFR; encoded by the coding sequence ATGGAAAAAGAGTTTATACTTTTAATTTTTTTTCTTCTTTTTTTATCCTTTTTATGTTCTGGATTTGAAACAGCCTTTGTTTCCCTTGATATTGATAAAATTTTTTTAGCTTCATCAAAATATGCAAGAAAAGTATTTTTAAAAAAACCAAGAGAAATTTTAAATACTATTTTACTTTTAAATAACTTAGTTAATGTTTCTATAGCAATTTTATTTACAGGATATTTTAGTCTTGAAGTTTCAATGTGGGAGGCAATTTTTTCAGGAGCTTTTTTTTCTTTTCTTCTAATAATAATAGTTGGTGAATTTTTACCTAAATATTTAGCTTCTAAATTCTCTTTTAATTTTATAAGAATTTTTCATCCAATAATCTTTATTTTTTACTTAATTTTTTCCCCTTTTATTAACCTTTTAACAAAAATTTATAACAAATTTTTGAAAGGTGAATTTCAATCTAAAAGGGATGAACTTTTATGGCTTATTTTTCTTAAAGAAAGAAAAGGTATAATTCCACCAGAGATAGGAAGAAGCCTTAAGTCATCTCTTTATTTCAGCGAAAAAGAAGTTATAGAAGTTTTGAAACCAAGAACAGAACTATTTGCAATTAACATTAATGAGCCTTTAGAAAGCATTAAAAAAACAGTTTATAGTATTGAATATAAAAAAATTCCTGTTTATAAAGATAATGTTGATAATATAATAGGTTACCTTTTAAAGAAAGATATACTGAATTCCTTAGCTAAAGAAGAACTTTTACAAAAAGTAAATAAAATTTTATTTTTTGCTGAAAATACAAAAATTGAAATGGCTCTAAAAAAAATGAAGGAAAATAATATTCATATCGCAATTGTTGTAGATGAATATGGTGTGATAAAAGGTTTCTTTACAATAGAGGATATTATTTTTGAACTGCTTGGTGAATTTCATGAATTTGAAAAAGAAATAGTTGTTGATGGAAAAACAAGAATAGATGATTTAAAAGAAGTTTACGGAATTATTTTTCCAGAAGGACCTTACGAAACAATTGCAGGTTTTCTGATAGAACTTAAAGGTGATTTTCCCGAAGAAAATGAAATTCTTGAGTTTAGTGATTATAAATTTCAAATAATATCAAGAGATGAAAAAAGTATAAAAAAAGTTAAAATTTTTAGATAG
- a CDS encoding beta-ketoacyl-ACP synthase III produces the protein MGTEIISVGHYVPPFILSNFDLEKIVETSDEWITERTGIKERRIAEPGIATSDLAKEAALKALSKAGISPEKIEAIIVATATPDTYVVSTACHTQDKLGAKNAFAFDIWAACPGFIYGLKLAKGLINSGEINNCLVIGAETLSRFLDWEDRSTCVLFGDGAGAVLVTNSNSKDKIIDVFLGSDGSLKDLLIMPAGGSLKPFSPEVFEKRECFIKMKGKEVFKNAVLKMEEAVDIILKRNKIKPEEIDFFVPHQANIRIIEALRERLNMPKEKVYVNIDKYGNTSAASIPIALSEMEEKNILKKGDLVLLVSFGAGFTWGSALIEW, from the coding sequence ATGGGAACAGAAATAATTTCAGTAGGGCATTATGTACCGCCCTTTATACTTTCAAACTTTGACCTGGAAAAGATTGTTGAGACTTCAGATGAGTGGATTACAGAGAGGACCGGGATAAAAGAGAGAAGAATAGCAGAACCAGGAATTGCTACAAGTGACCTTGCTAAAGAAGCGGCATTAAAAGCACTTTCTAAAGCTGGTATTTCTCCTGAAAAAATTGAAGCAATAATTGTTGCCACTGCTACTCCTGATACCTATGTAGTTTCAACAGCCTGTCATACACAGGATAAATTGGGAGCAAAGAATGCTTTTGCCTTTGACATCTGGGCAGCCTGTCCTGGTTTTATTTATGGTCTCAAATTGGCAAAAGGTCTTATAAATAGTGGAGAAATTAATAATTGTCTTGTAATTGGAGCTGAAACTCTATCAAGATTTCTTGACTGGGAAGATAGATCAACCTGTGTTTTATTTGGAGACGGTGCAGGAGCAGTATTAGTAACAAATTCAAATTCAAAGGATAAAATTATTGATGTGTTTCTTGGTTCTGATGGTTCTTTAAAAGACCTTCTTATTATGCCTGCAGGGGGTTCTTTAAAGCCCTTTTCACCTGAAGTTTTTGAAAAGAGAGAATGCTTTATAAAAATGAAAGGTAAAGAAGTTTTTAAAAATGCAGTTTTAAAAATGGAAGAAGCCGTTGATATTATTCTTAAAAGGAACAAAATTAAACCTGAAGAAATTGATTTTTTTGTTCCCCATCAAGCAAATATAAGAATTATTGAAGCTTTGAGAGAAAGGTTAAATATGCCAAAAGAAAAGGTATATGTGAATATTGATAAATATGGTAATACTTCAGCTGCTTCAATTCCCATAGCTCTCTCTGAAATGGAAGAAAAAAATATTCTTAAAAAGGGAGATTTAGTTCTTCTCGTTAGTTTTGGAGCAGGTTTTACCTGGGGTTCTGCTTTGATAGAATGGTAA
- the kdsA gene encoding 3-deoxy-8-phosphooctulonate synthase, with amino-acid sequence MKRKKVKVKDIEFGDDRLVFIGGPCVIEDENSTLRTAEKIKKITEKLSIPFVFKSSYLKDNRSSELSYQGPGLEKGLKILEKVKKEFDVPVLSDIHTPQEVDIAKEVLDILQLPAFLSMQTSLTLALAKTGKTINVKKGQFLSPTDIKKVVEKIVRQGNENILLTERGTFFGYHNLIVDFRSFQIMAENGYPLIFDAGHSVRNYGIPSSDPKGGDRKFIPLLVRTGLSSGFVDALFLEVHEDPECAKCDASTQWPLSKLEDLLLMAKESFIKGKELIKKYNF; translated from the coding sequence ATGAAAAGAAAGAAAGTAAAAGTTAAAGATATAGAGTTTGGAGATGATAGATTAGTTTTTATAGGTGGACCCTGTGTTATTGAAGATGAAAATTCAACTTTAAGGACCGCAGAAAAGATAAAAAAAATAACCGAAAAACTTTCCATTCCTTTTGTATTTAAATCCTCATATTTAAAAGATAATAGATCCAGTGAACTTTCCTATCAGGGTCCTGGTCTTGAAAAGGGTTTGAAAATTCTTGAAAAAGTTAAAAAAGAATTTGATGTTCCTGTTCTCTCAGATATCCATACACCTCAGGAAGTGGATATAGCAAAGGAAGTTCTTGATATTTTGCAGCTTCCTGCTTTCCTTTCTATGCAAACTTCTTTAACCCTTGCACTTGCTAAGACAGGTAAAACTATAAATGTTAAAAAAGGACAATTTCTTTCTCCTACTGATATTAAAAAAGTTGTTGAAAAAATTGTAAGACAAGGAAATGAAAATATTTTATTAACTGAAAGGGGGACTTTTTTTGGCTATCATAATTTGATAGTTGATTTTCGTTCTTTCCAGATAATGGCTGAAAATGGCTATCCATTAATTTTTGATGCAGGTCATTCAGTTAGGAATTATGGAATCCCCTCATCTGATCCCAAGGGCGGTGATAGGAAATTCATACCCCTTTTAGTAAGGACAGGTCTTTCTTCTGGGTTTGTTGATGCACTTTTTCTTGAAGTTCATGAGGACCCTGAATGTGCTAAATGTGATGCTTCTACCCAGTGGCCCTTAAGTAAATTAGAAGATTTGCTTTTAATGGCAAAAGAGTCTTTTATAAAAGGTAAAGAGTTAATTAAAAAATATAATTTTTAA
- the groES gene encoding co-chaperone GroES, which translates to MSKKSNKFPVRPLADRVVIKRIEEEEEKSPAGIIIPDTAKEKPQKGEVMAVGPGRLDDNGNRLPMEVKVGDKVLFSKYAGTEVKIQGEEYLIMREDDILAIIEKTE; encoded by the coding sequence ATGTCCAAAAAGTCTAATAAATTCCCAGTAAGACCACTTGCAGATAGAGTTGTTATTAAAAGAATCGAAGAGGAAGAGGAAAAATCTCCGGCTGGTATAATTATACCTGATACAGCCAAAGAGAAACCGCAGAAAGGTGAGGTTATGGCAGTTGGTCCAGGAAGGCTTGATGATAATGGAAATAGGCTTCCAATGGAGGTTAAAGTTGGAGATAAGGTTTTATTTTCTAAATATGCAGGAACAGAAGTAAAAATTCAGGGAGAAGAATATTTAATAATGAGAGAGGATGATATCCTTGCAATAATTGAAAAAACTGAATAA
- a CDS encoding ATP-binding protein: MSPGTVLFKDIIMLPLKERDKFRDKIYRILKRNFDNNLSHQLVYVIDELVSNTEEYGYKGKGGEIKIKICKFKNYIKIEIMDKGEKPPLDSNNKIEWKEIIKRGRGLGLYSVKKIINSLEYTRKGSWNVYKAKKNL; the protein is encoded by the coding sequence ATGTCTCCTGGAACAGTTCTCTTCAAGGATATTATTATGCTTCCGCTCAAAGAAAGGGATAAGTTCAGAGATAAAATATACAGAATTTTAAAAAGAAATTTTGATAATAATCTCTCCCACCAGCTTGTATATGTAATTGATGAACTTGTTTCAAATACTGAAGAATACGGATACAAAGGCAAAGGAGGAGAAATTAAAATTAAGATCTGTAAATTCAAAAACTACATAAAAATTGAAATAATGGATAAAGGAGAAAAGCCGCCTCTTGATAGTAATAATAAAATAGAATGGAAAGAAATAATAAAAAGAGGAAGAGGACTTGGATTATATTCAGTAAAAAAAATTATAAATTCTCTTGAATACACCCGAAAAGGTTCATGGAATGTTTATAAGGCCAAAAAGAATTTATAG